In Enterocloster clostridioformis, one genomic interval encodes:
- a CDS encoding DUF1540 domain-containing protein, which yields MTKLECSVKNCLHNADNCCCKAAIAVDGNKAKTAEQTCCASFDENKGGKFTNLFKTPETRLEIACDAVKCVYNEEHRCSAERIDISGDGACECTETRCSTFKAR from the coding sequence ATGACCAAGCTGGAATGCAGTGTAAAGAACTGCCTGCACAACGCTGATAACTGCTGCTGCAAGGCAGCCATTGCAGTGGATGGGAACAAGGCTAAGACAGCAGAGCAGACCTGCTGTGCGAGCTTTGACGAGAACAAGGGAGGCAAGTTCACCAACCTGTTCAAGACCCCTGAGACAAGGCTGGAGATTGCCTGCGACGCAGTAAAATGTGTCTACAATGAGGAACACCGCTGCAGTGCTGAGCGTATTGATATCAGCGGTGACGGAGCCTGCGAATGTACGGAGACCAGATGCAGTACCTTTAAGGCCAGATAG
- a CDS encoding IS91 family transposase — protein sequence MNTDCTIQDVFNRFYPSYASSHDVSPAQRKAAYHIMNCKTGAFGVNVSVCEDCGCISIHYNSCRDRCCPMCQEFPKEKWVDARREDLLDAPYFHMVFTVPENLNPVIYSNQKLLYTALYHAASDTLRELAADPKYLGADIGYICILHTWGSAMNFHPHIHAIVLGGGLDAGNHWKGSGEDFFLPVRVVSRLFRGKYLAELKQLWKDGKLEFHGTAEPYRNHYALQELLDTCYKKEWIPYCKKPFHGAESVIRYLGRYTHRIAISNYRIKCMTDSMVTFTAKDYKNQGQWEEITVSGEEFIRRFLMHVPPKRFVRIRHYGLLSSRNKNKKITLCRNLLGCRKYIARLKDLDAPAMIRLLYNKDICRCSSCGGRIIPLPAGQPCTMPEPHLLC from the coding sequence ATGAACACTGACTGCACAATCCAGGATGTTTTTAACCGTTTTTATCCTTCCTATGCATCTTCCCATGATGTTTCCCCTGCCCAGAGAAAGGCGGCTTACCACATCATGAACTGCAAGACCGGTGCTTTTGGCGTAAATGTGAGCGTCTGTGAGGATTGCGGCTGTATTTCCATCCACTATAATTCCTGCCGTGACAGATGCTGCCCTATGTGTCAGGAATTCCCGAAAGAAAAATGGGTTGACGCGCGCAGGGAGGATCTGCTGGACGCGCCATACTTCCATATGGTATTCACTGTGCCGGAAAATCTGAACCCTGTTATCTACAGCAATCAGAAACTTTTATATACAGCGCTTTACCATGCCGCGTCCGATACCCTGCGTGAACTTGCGGCTGACCCGAAATACCTTGGCGCTGACATCGGCTATATCTGCATTCTGCATACCTGGGGGAGCGCCATGAACTTCCATCCCCATATCCATGCCATTGTTCTGGGAGGCGGGCTGGATGCAGGAAATCACTGGAAAGGCAGCGGGGAGGACTTCTTCCTTCCGGTCAGGGTGGTCTCCCGGCTGTTCCGCGGAAAATATCTTGCTGAACTGAAACAGCTATGGAAAGATGGAAAACTCGAATTCCACGGTACGGCAGAGCCTTACAGGAACCATTATGCCTTACAGGAATTATTGGATACCTGTTACAAAAAAGAATGGATACCCTACTGTAAGAAGCCGTTCCATGGCGCGGAATCCGTCATCAGGTACCTTGGAAGGTACACACACCGGATTGCCATCAGCAATTATCGTATCAAATGCATGACGGATTCTATGGTCACATTTACTGCAAAAGATTATAAAAACCAGGGCCAGTGGGAGGAGATTACGGTTTCCGGTGAGGAGTTTATCCGCAGATTTCTGATGCATGTCCCGCCGAAGCGTTTTGTCCGGATACGCCACTATGGCCTGCTGTCATCCCGGAACAAGAATAAGAAGATCACCTTGTGCCGGAATCTCCTCGGCTGTAGAAAGTATATCGCAAGGCTGAAAGATCTGGATGCCCCTGCCATGATCCGGCTGCTTTACAATAAGGATATCTGCAGGTGTTCTTCCTGCGGCGGAAGGATCATTCCTTTACCGGCAGGGCAGCCTTGTACAATGCCAGAACCGCATCTTCTATGTTAA
- a CDS encoding recombinase family protein, which translates to MNNRIDAIYARQSVDKKDSISIESQIEFCKYELKGGNCKEYTDKGYSGKNTDRPKFQELVRDIKRGLIAKVVVYKLDRISRSILDFANMMELLQQYNVEFVSSTEKFDTSTPMGRAMLNICIVFAQLERETIQKRVTDAYYSRSQRGFKMGGKAPYGFHTEPIKMDGINTKKLVVNPEEAVNIRLMFEMYADPATSYGDITRYFAEQGILFYGKELIRPTLAQMLRNPVYVQADLDVYEFFKSQGTVLVNDAADFTGLNGCYLYQGRDVKPDKLHNLKDQMLVLAPHEGIVPSETWLACRKKLMNNMKIQSARKATHTWLAGKIKCGNCGYALMSIVNRVGRQYLRCTKRLDNKSCVGCGKIYTAELETVVYQQMVKKLESHKMLTGRKKAAKANPKIAALQVELAHVDGEIEKLVDSLTGANNVLLSYVNVKIAELDGRKQELVKRIADLTVEAISPEQVSQISGYLDTWNSVSFDDKRRVVDLMITTIAATSEAINITWKI; encoded by the coding sequence ATGAACAATCGAATAGACGCGATTTATGCAAGACAATCGGTTGACAAAAAGGACAGCATTTCCATTGAAAGCCAGATTGAGTTTTGCAAATACGAATTGAAAGGCGGTAACTGCAAGGAATACACAGACAAAGGATACAGCGGCAAGAACACAGACCGCCCGAAATTTCAAGAGTTGGTGCGGGACATTAAGCGGGGCTTGATTGCAAAGGTCGTTGTTTACAAACTTGACCGTATCAGCCGTTCCATTCTGGACTTTGCCAACATGATGGAACTGCTCCAGCAGTACAATGTGGAGTTTGTTTCCTCTACAGAGAAGTTTGATACCTCCACCCCGATGGGGCGGGCCATGCTGAATATCTGTATCGTGTTCGCCCAGCTTGAACGGGAAACGATACAGAAGCGGGTGACGGACGCTTACTACTCCCGCAGTCAGCGGGGCTTCAAGATGGGCGGCAAAGCCCCCTACGGCTTCCATACGGAGCCTATCAAGATGGACGGTATCAACACAAAGAAGCTGGTGGTAAACCCGGAAGAAGCGGTAAATATCCGGCTGATGTTCGAGATGTACGCAGACCCGGCAACCTCCTATGGCGACATTACCCGGTACTTTGCGGAACAGGGGATTTTGTTCTACGGCAAGGAATTAATACGCCCCACGCTGGCGCAGATGCTACGCAACCCCGTCTATGTGCAGGCAGACCTTGATGTGTACGAATTTTTCAAAAGCCAGGGGACGGTGCTTGTCAATGACGCCGCTGACTTCACCGGCTTGAACGGGTGTTACCTCTATCAAGGCCGTGATGTAAAGCCGGACAAGTTGCACAATCTCAAAGACCAGATGTTAGTGCTTGCGCCCCATGAGGGGATTGTCCCGTCGGAAACATGGCTGGCCTGCCGCAAGAAGCTGATGAACAACATGAAAATCCAGTCCGCCCGAAAAGCCACCCACACATGGCTGGCAGGAAAAATCAAGTGCGGTAACTGCGGCTATGCGCTTATGAGTATCGTCAACCGGGTAGGCCGTCAATATCTCCGCTGTACGAAACGGCTGGACAACAAAAGCTGCGTCGGGTGCGGCAAGATTTACACCGCCGAACTGGAAACGGTAGTCTATCAGCAGATGGTAAAAAAGCTGGAAAGCCACAAGATGCTGACGGGCAGGAAGAAAGCGGCAAAGGCTAATCCTAAAATCGCCGCCCTGCAAGTGGAACTTGCCCATGTGGACGGCGAGATTGAAAAGCTGGTGGACAGCCTGACGGGGGCGAACAATGTCCTGCTCTCCTATGTGAATGTGAAGATAGCGGAACTGGACGGGCGCAAGCAGGAACTTGTGAAGCGGATAGCGGACTTGACCGTGGAAGCCATCAGCCCGGAACAGGTCAGCCAGATTTCCGGCTACCTCGACACTTGGAACAGCGTATCCTTTGACGACAAGCGGCGGGTGGTGGATTTGATGATTACCACCATAGCCGCCACAAGCGAAGCCATCAACATTACATGGAAAATCTGA
- the rpmI gene encoding 50S ribosomal protein L35 — protein MPKLKTSRAAAKRFKKTGTGKLVRNKAYKTHILTKKSTKRKRNLRKDIVTDATNSKVMKKILPYL, from the coding sequence ATGCCAAAGTTAAAAACCAGCAGAGCAGCAGCAAAGCGCTTTAAAAAGACAGGAACCGGTAAGTTAGTCCGCAATAAAGCTTACAAGACTCACATCTTAACTAAGAAGTCCACTAAGAGGAAGAGAAATCTTAGAAAAGATATCGTTACCGATGCTACCAACTCAAAGGTAATGAAGAAGATTTTACCATATCTGTAA
- a CDS encoding tyrosine-type recombinase/integrase: MYDDIFESIRYEAEKRNLRESTINLYCANVNYFLRCIGKTASELTLDDAESFLSAKRLEGRSPETHNHYRSAIKFFYKKVLWILWDDDIVPAMKRERNLPAVLSRNEINAIIEATQNLKHKAIIATMYSSGLRVSEAVHLHYDDISRTNMTIHVRETKGRIDRYTILSRKNLDLLTEYWYKCGRPRGILFPSSWTGGYLDITSVNQFFKKSARLAGITRRVSSHACRHSFASHLFESGTDIKYIQSLLGHVDPRSTDVYLHVSNKTLLGIRSPFDGPQGGEE; the protein is encoded by the coding sequence ATGTACGATGATATTTTTGAATCTATCCGCTATGAAGCGGAAAAACGGAACCTGCGGGAAAGTACCATAAACTTGTACTGTGCCAATGTCAATTACTTTCTCCGCTGTATTGGGAAAACCGCCTCTGAGCTTACACTTGACGATGCGGAAAGTTTCCTCTCTGCCAAACGTTTGGAAGGCAGGTCTCCCGAAACTCACAACCACTATCGGTCAGCAATTAAGTTCTTCTACAAAAAAGTGCTCTGGATCCTTTGGGATGATGACATAGTTCCTGCCATGAAAAGGGAACGGAACCTTCCCGCCGTCCTGAGCCGTAATGAGATAAACGCGATCATTGAGGCCACCCAAAACCTGAAGCATAAAGCTATCATTGCGACGATGTACTCTTCCGGATTACGCGTCTCAGAGGCTGTCCATCTCCATTACGATGACATTTCCCGTACCAACATGACCATCCATGTCCGTGAAACCAAAGGCAGGATTGACAGGTATACCATCCTCTCCCGGAAGAATCTTGACCTTCTTACCGAGTATTGGTACAAATGCGGCCGGCCCAGGGGGATACTTTTCCCAAGCTCCTGGACTGGTGGATACCTGGATATAACCAGTGTGAACCAGTTCTTTAAAAAAAGCGCCAGGCTTGCCGGTATTACCCGCCGTGTCTCTTCCCATGCGTGCCGACACAGTTTTGCCAGCCACCTGTTTGAAAGCGGGACCGATATCAAATATATCCAGTCCCTTCTCGGGCATGTGGATCCCCGCTCTACCGATGTCTACCTCCATGTAAGCAACAAGACCCTCCTCGGCATCCGCAGCCCGTTCGATGGTCCGCAAGGCGGTGAGGAATGA
- the rplT gene encoding 50S ribosomal protein L20, with protein MARVKGGLNAKKKHNRVLKMAKGYRGARSKQYRIAKQSVMRALTSSYAGRKERKRQFRQLWIARINAAARINGLSYSKFMYGLKLAEVDLNRKVLSEMAINDAEGFAKLAELAKSRIA; from the coding sequence ATGGCAAGAGTAAAAGGCGGTTTAAATGCAAAGAAGAAACACAATAGAGTCTTAAAGATGGCTAAGGGCTACAGAGGTGCCCGTTCCAAGCAGTACAGGATTGCAAAGCAGTCCGTAATGCGTGCCCTGACCAGCTCCTACGCAGGCAGAAAAGAGAGAAAGAGACAGTTCAGACAGCTGTGGATTGCGCGTATCAACGCTGCAGCACGTATCAACGGCCTGTCCTACAGCAAGTTCATGTACGGCTTAAAGTTAGCTGAGGTTGACTTAAACCGTAAGGTTCTGTCTGAAATGGCTATCAATGACGCAGAGGGATTCGCGAAGTTAGCTGAGCTGGCTAAGTCCAGGATTGCTTAA
- the infC gene encoding translation initiation factor IF-3 produces MINEQIRDKEVRLIGEDGEQLGIVPGKEALRLAQEAELDLVKIAPTAKPPVCKIIDYGKYRYELARKEKEAKKKQKVIEIKEVRLSPNIDTNDLNTKVGAARKFLEKGDKVKVTLRFRGREMAHMFKSKYILDDFAESLKDIAVIDKPSKVEGRSMVMFLTAKR; encoded by the coding sequence ATGATTAACGAGCAAATCAGAGACAAGGAAGTACGGCTGATTGGCGAGGACGGGGAGCAGTTAGGCATCGTGCCGGGAAAAGAGGCGCTGAGGCTGGCTCAGGAAGCAGAGCTTGACCTGGTGAAGATTGCACCTACGGCAAAGCCGCCGGTATGTAAGATTATCGACTATGGCAAGTACCGTTATGAACTGGCACGCAAGGAAAAAGAAGCCAAGAAGAAACAGAAGGTAATCGAGATAAAGGAAGTTCGTTTGTCACCCAACATTGACACCAACGACCTGAACACCAAGGTGGGAGCTGCCAGAAAGTTTTTGGAGAAGGGCGACAAAGTGAAGGTAACACTTCGTTTCCGCGGTCGTGAGATGGCCCATATGTTCAAGTCCAAATACATCCTGGATGATTTCGCTGAGAGTTTAAAGGATATCGCAGTTATCGATAAACCCTCCAAAGTTGAAGGAAGAAGCATGGTTATGTTTTTAACTGCAAAACGTTAA